The nucleotide sequence GCGCAGTGGTTTTCCGCCAGCCCGTCGCTGTGGTGGGACGGCGGGCGCGAGCTGGGCGAACCCGAGCAGCGCTTCCTGCGCGAACCGTTGCGGCGGCCCGCGCAAGTGACGATCTTGCAGGGCGGACGCGAGCGCGATGCACGCGCGCC is from Salifodinibacter halophilus and encodes:
- a CDS encoding alpha/beta hydrolase, translating into RIQPQVRRRARIDRSHEALWGHSLGGLFALDLLYTRGDAFAQWFSASPSLWWDGGRELGEPEQRFLREPLRRPAQVTILQGGRERDARAP